From Deltaproteobacteria bacterium RIFCSPHIGHO2_02_FULL_44_16, the proteins below share one genomic window:
- a CDS encoding phosphoribosylformylglycinamidine synthase II — translation MEQATQITPELIDQHGLTPEEYAHLCSLLGREPNFTELGICSVMWSEHCSYKSSRIHLKKFPTSGPRVLQGPGENAGIVDIGDGLAVCFKMESHNHPSYIEPYQGAATGVGGILRDIFTMGARPIANLNSLRFGKPDHPKTKQLVKGVVAGIGGYGNTMGIPTVGGEVSFDECYDQNILVNAFTVGLLASNKIFKGKAAGLGNPVIYIGSKTGRDGIHGATMASDEFDENTDESRPTVQVGDPFMEKLLLEACLELMQTDAIIGIQDMGAAGLTCSSFEMASRAAMGMKLNLDHVPQREEGMTAYEIMLSESQERMLLVAQKGKEEVVEAICKKWDIDMAVVGEVTDMGRVQIYHHEKLVVDMPVAPISDEAPLYDRPRKEPETQKMFNTLDVDALPVPRDFNHVLLKLISSPNLSYKGWVWEQYDHTVMTNTVIGPGADAALIRIKGTKKAIALTSDCNSRYCLLNPYTGAALAVAEAARNLSCVGATPLAITDCLNFGNPEKPEIMWQFEQAVRGISDACRALETPVISGNVSLYNETKGKAINPTPTIAMVGLLDDVEKHATPWWKDEGDIIILFGANTAEFGGSEYLSVMHGKTAGLPPHLDLRQEVGVQKICRLGIKRGFIKSAHDVSEGGLAICLAECSFARPTGLLGVKVEIAEEIRADAILFGEAASRIVISVSPNMVETFLTIAKEEGVKATVIGQVGGRSLSINQWIHTDLVELYNVWKDAFGKMFS, via the coding sequence ATGGAACAAGCAACACAGATAACACCTGAGCTTATTGATCAGCATGGTCTGACACCAGAAGAGTATGCGCATCTCTGCTCGCTTCTCGGACGCGAACCGAATTTTACTGAACTCGGTATCTGTTCGGTCATGTGGTCTGAACATTGTTCGTATAAAAGTTCGCGCATACACTTAAAAAAATTTCCGACAAGTGGTCCTCGTGTCCTGCAAGGTCCTGGAGAGAACGCTGGGATTGTTGATATCGGAGATGGACTCGCTGTCTGTTTCAAGATGGAGAGTCACAATCATCCTTCATATATAGAACCGTATCAGGGGGCTGCGACCGGTGTTGGTGGAATCTTGCGCGATATCTTCACGATGGGGGCTCGCCCGATTGCAAATCTTAACAGTCTTCGTTTTGGAAAACCTGATCATCCCAAAACCAAACAGCTCGTAAAGGGTGTGGTTGCAGGCATTGGCGGTTATGGAAACACAATGGGGATCCCCACTGTGGGTGGAGAAGTTTCGTTTGATGAGTGTTACGATCAAAATATTTTGGTGAATGCTTTTACCGTCGGTCTTCTTGCATCGAATAAAATCTTTAAAGGGAAGGCTGCAGGCCTTGGAAATCCCGTTATTTATATTGGCTCCAAAACAGGACGAGATGGAATCCATGGAGCAACGATGGCGTCTGATGAATTTGATGAAAATACTGACGAGAGTCGTCCGACAGTTCAAGTCGGCGATCCCTTTATGGAGAAGCTTTTGCTTGAAGCCTGTTTGGAACTGATGCAGACCGATGCGATTATCGGAATTCAAGATATGGGAGCAGCAGGTCTTACATGCTCCTCCTTTGAGATGGCAAGTCGCGCAGCGATGGGGATGAAACTGAATTTAGATCATGTTCCACAGCGCGAAGAGGGGATGACAGCGTATGAAATTATGCTTTCTGAATCTCAAGAGCGAATGCTGCTTGTCGCGCAAAAAGGAAAAGAAGAAGTGGTCGAAGCCATTTGCAAAAAGTGGGACATCGATATGGCAGTTGTGGGTGAAGTGACCGATATGGGTCGGGTGCAGATTTATCATCATGAAAAGCTTGTGGTCGATATGCCGGTTGCACCCATTTCAGACGAAGCACCGCTGTATGATCGCCCGCGCAAAGAACCCGAAACACAGAAAATGTTCAATACACTTGATGTCGATGCGCTTCCTGTTCCTCGTGATTTTAATCACGTACTCTTAAAACTCATCTCTTCGCCAAACCTGAGTTACAAAGGATGGGTCTGGGAACAATACGATCATACGGTCATGACGAACACCGTCATCGGTCCCGGAGCTGATGCTGCGCTCATTCGAATCAAGGGAACAAAAAAAGCGATTGCGCTCACAAGCGATTGTAACAGTCGTTACTGTCTTTTGAACCCTTACACCGGCGCGGCGTTAGCAGTTGCTGAAGCAGCTCGAAATCTTTCCTGTGTTGGCGCAACACCTTTGGCAATTACCGATTGTCTCAATTTTGGAAATCCGGAAAAACCGGAAATCATGTGGCAGTTTGAGCAAGCGGTGCGTGGGATTTCAGATGCGTGTCGCGCGCTTGAAACACCTGTGATCAGCGGAAATGTCAGTCTCTATAATGAGACCAAAGGAAAAGCGATCAATCCCACGCCAACCATTGCGATGGTCGGTCTTTTGGATGATGTTGAAAAACATGCAACGCCTTGGTGGAAAGATGAAGGAGATATCATTATCCTTTTTGGAGCGAATACTGCGGAATTTGGAGGGAGTGAATATCTCTCCGTGATGCATGGAAAGACCGCAGGTCTTCCACCTCATTTGGATTTGCGTCAGGAAGTGGGGGTGCAGAAAATATGTCGTCTCGGCATCAAACGAGGATTTATAAAATCAGCGCATGATGTTTCGGAGGGAGGACTTGCGATCTGTTTGGCGGAATGTTCGTTCGCACGCCCCACAGGACTTCTTGGTGTAAAGGTTGAAATCGCTGAGGAAATAAGAGCGGATGCGATCCTTTTTGGTGAAGCTGCTTCGCGAATTGTTATTTCGGTAAGTCCAAATATGGTGGAAACATTTTTAACGATTGCCAAAGAAGAGGGAGTGAAGGCTACGGTGATTGGACAGGTTGGAGGTCGTTCGCTCTCCATCAATCAATGGATTCATACGGATTTAGTGGAACTCTATAATGTGTGGAAAGATGCGTTTGGGAAAATGTTTTCTTAA
- a CDS encoding phosphoribosylformylglycinamidine synthase I: MKFGIVIFPGSNCDHDCHHVITNVLGEEAIFLWHKETYLQGVDCVVLPGGFSYGDYLRSGAMAACAPIMKSVRDYAASGGLVFGICNGFQILQEARLLPGALMRNKSLSFICKDLFVRVENNETPFTFSNRRNEVLKIPIAHMDGSFFLEPRGLEKLKQNNQIILRYATASGDLDDDANPNGSVESIAGICNETKNVFGLMPHPERCSEEMLGNRDGFKIWESLLQWNKQHR; encoded by the coding sequence ATGAAATTTGGTATCGTCATTTTTCCAGGAAGTAATTGCGATCACGACTGTCATCACGTGATTACCAACGTGCTCGGCGAAGAAGCGATTTTTTTGTGGCATAAAGAAACCTATCTTCAAGGTGTCGACTGCGTAGTCCTTCCGGGTGGCTTTTCCTATGGCGACTATCTTCGCTCAGGTGCTATGGCGGCATGCGCTCCCATTATGAAATCGGTTCGCGATTATGCGGCAAGTGGTGGTTTAGTCTTTGGCATCTGTAATGGATTTCAAATTTTGCAAGAGGCTCGTCTTCTTCCAGGTGCGCTCATGCGCAATAAATCTCTTTCATTTATTTGTAAGGATCTTTTTGTACGCGTTGAAAATAATGAAACACCGTTTACTTTTTCCAATCGTCGAAATGAAGTCTTAAAAATTCCGATTGCGCATATGGATGGAAGTTTTTTTCTTGAACCGCGAGGCTTGGAAAAACTGAAACAAAATAACCAAATTATTCTTCGCTATGCCACAGCATCCGGTGACCTTGATGATGATGCGAATCCGAATGGTTCTGTGGAATCAATTGCAGGGATTTGTAATGAAACCAAGAATGTTTTTGGTTTGATGCCGCATCCTGAGCGATGCTCAGAAGAAATGTTAGGGAATAGAGATGGATTTAAAATTTGGGAGTCGCTTTTACAATGGAACAAGCAACACAGATAA
- a CDS encoding phosphoribosylformylglycinamidine synthase produces MLAKIYVTLKKGVHDPQGETVQHALSSMGYKEVAGVRVGKYLEVKLNETNRDAAEIKLKEMCEKLLANTVIESYRVEFEN; encoded by the coding sequence ATGTTAGCGAAAATTTATGTGACATTAAAAAAAGGTGTCCACGATCCGCAAGGAGAGACCGTACAACATGCACTCTCTTCCATGGGATATAAAGAGGTCGCCGGAGTTCGAGTCGGAAAATATCTTGAAGTGAAGCTGAATGAAACAAATCGTGATGCTGCAGAAATCAAACTTAAAGAGATGTGTGAAAAACTTTTAGCAAACACCGTGATTGAAAGTTATCGAGTTGAATTTGAGAATTAA
- a CDS encoding adenylosuccinate lyase: MIERYTRKEMGSVWSQKTKYDLWLQVELAVCRAWAKRGEIPAASLKVIETKASYDLERIPVIEEEVKHDVIAFLTSVAEKVGPDSRFIHLGMTSSDLVDTAFALQLKRASALIQNDITEFLTVLKIQAHTYKDTPMIGRSHGMHAEPITFGLKCALWYEEFLRHQHRFTFACNDIAVGKISGAVGTFVHLSPDLEEEVCHELGIRAEPVSTQVVQRDRHAFFFSVLAGIAASLEKISTEIRHLQRTEVFEVAESFGKGQKGSSAMPHKRNPILSENVTGLARLVRSYAQAALENVALWHERDISHSSVERVIAPDATILVDFMLARMKNVVANLDVFPERMAANLESSRGLYASQSLLLDLVRAGMTREEAYKIVQSCAMESWKTGKHFYDLIAAEKQIQKNLSEKELDEIFDLKQYLKHIDTIFKRVFKE, translated from the coding sequence ATGATTGAACGATATACCAGAAAAGAGATGGGAAGTGTTTGGAGTCAAAAAACGAAGTATGATCTTTGGCTTCAGGTCGAACTTGCAGTCTGCCGCGCTTGGGCAAAGCGTGGAGAAATTCCTGCTGCAAGTTTGAAGGTGATCGAAACAAAAGCATCCTATGACCTTGAACGGATTCCTGTTATTGAAGAAGAAGTGAAACATGATGTGATCGCTTTTTTGACGAGCGTTGCGGAAAAAGTAGGACCCGATTCGCGATTCATTCACCTGGGAATGACTTCATCTGATTTAGTTGATACCGCATTTGCGCTTCAACTCAAAAGAGCATCTGCGTTGATTCAGAACGATATTACAGAATTTTTAACTGTTCTCAAAATACAAGCCCACACCTATAAAGACACTCCGATGATCGGAAGATCACACGGCATGCATGCTGAGCCCATTACGTTTGGACTCAAATGTGCACTTTGGTACGAAGAATTTCTTCGTCACCAACATCGTTTTACGTTTGCGTGTAATGATATTGCGGTTGGGAAAATTTCTGGAGCTGTAGGAACGTTTGTTCATCTTTCACCTGATCTCGAAGAAGAAGTGTGTCATGAGCTCGGTATCAGAGCTGAGCCGGTTTCAACGCAAGTGGTTCAACGTGATCGTCACGCCTTTTTCTTTTCTGTGTTGGCAGGGATTGCAGCCTCACTTGAAAAAATTTCAACCGAGATTCGTCATTTGCAACGGACCGAAGTTTTTGAAGTTGCCGAGAGTTTTGGCAAAGGTCAAAAAGGTTCGAGCGCCATGCCGCATAAACGAAATCCCATTCTTTCCGAAAATGTGACGGGACTTGCACGGCTTGTAAGAAGTTACGCGCAAGCAGCACTTGAAAATGTCGCTCTCTGGCATGAGCGCGATATTTCTCACTCGTCTGTCGAACGTGTGATAGCTCCAGATGCGACGATTCTGGTCGATTTTATGCTTGCTCGTATGAAAAATGTTGTGGCCAACTTGGATGTCTTTCCAGAACGCATGGCAGCAAATTTAGAATCATCGCGCGGATTGTATGCATCCCAAAGTTTGTTGCTTGATCTGGTGCGTGCTGGCATGACACGCGAAGAGGCTTATAAAATTGTGCAATCTTGTGCGATGGAGTCATGGAAAACAGGAAAGCATTTTTACGATCTCATTGCTGCTGAGAAACAGATTCAAAAAAATCTTTCTGAAAAAGAGCTCGATGAAATTTTTGATTTGAAACAATATTTGAAACACATTGATACGATTTTTAAGAGGGTGTTTAAAGAATAA